A section of the Candidatus Margulisiibacteriota bacterium genome encodes:
- a CDS encoding SPASM domain-containing protein: protein LLTDELSKGLIEAGLSRIKFSVDGVTPAVYNSIRRGTSYDVTIPKILRFIEIRNSLGKKLPSVQVQMVYMSSNSQEAADYIKFWEDKANRIGFSRYRSNYNNIGESANVAPLSGKRIPCPQLWQRLVILWDGVVLMCCGDHQMRNPVGDVRTQTIAQIWKGEQMERMRALHRQCKFDQIAACKDCQVNYL, encoded by the coding sequence CTCTTTTGACCGATGAATTGTCAAAGGGCCTTATAGAAGCGGGGCTTTCAAGGATCAAGTTTTCCGTTGACGGCGTTACTCCGGCGGTTTATAACTCGATCCGCAGAGGGACCAGCTATGACGTGACCATCCCGAAGATCCTTCGTTTTATAGAGATCAGAAACTCACTGGGTAAAAAGTTGCCGAGCGTCCAGGTGCAAATGGTCTACATGTCGTCAAACAGCCAGGAAGCGGCCGATTACATAAAGTTCTGGGAAGATAAAGCCAACAGGATCGGGTTTTCGCGTTATCGGAGCAACTACAATAATATCGGTGAATCAGCGAATGTCGCTCCTTTAAGCGGGAAACGGATCCCTTGTCCGCAGTTATGGCAGCGGCTGGTGATCTTGTGGGATGGCGTCGTTTTGATGTGTTGCGGCGATCACCAGATGAGAAATCCGGTTGGCGATGTCCGGACGCAAACTATCGCTCAGATCTGGAAAGGGGAGCAGATGGAGCGGATGAGAGCCTTGCACCGGCAATGTAAGTTTGACCAGATTGCCGCCTGTAAAGACTGCCAGGTCAATTATTTATAA